The genomic DNA GTGGGCGGCGACTCGGCGCTGAATCAGCCGGATGGCATTCATCCGAATGCGGCGGGCGAAAAGGTGTTTACCGAAAATGTGTGGCGAGCGTTAGCGCCGGTGCTGGCAAAGGGAAAACCTTAGATCGGTTTTCCCTTCGGTGTATGGCAAAAAGCCGCGCAGCGGGACAGTACCGCGCGCGTGAGCAAGCGGCGCTTCGGCGTTGCGTCAGTCCGCCGTGCTTGACGCACCGCTTGCTCACGCGCGCGGTACTGTCCCGGCGCGGCGCGCCTACCGTACACGCAAATGAAAACCGATCTAGTTCGCCGCAAACAGGCGCAAGACGCGCGACGACCTTTCCAAATCTCCCCGTCTGGAATTTTCGGTGATCATTTCTGGGAGCGCAGGAATGATCACCGAATTTTTATTGGAAGATTTTCTTTGATCTGATCGGCTTTGCAGAAGATTTTTAGGCACTTCAGCAAAATTGACTTGTCAGAAAGCCAAACCTACAATCCCGGCCATCACAAACACGTAATCCGCGACAATTCAACTCTAAAAAAAGGAGTGCTGAAAATGCACCTGCGCCAAACCGTCCGTCAGTATTGGCTGTCTTTGTTTCTCTCCCTGTCCCTGCTGAGTGTCCAAGCATTCGCTCAGCAACCCAATCGCAATCCCGCGCCCCCGCCAGCAGTGGCGCAACCCGCCGGGCCGACGCTCTCGCCCAGCGGACAGGTGCTCGATGATGATTTCGCCAAGTCGGTCAAAGAATGGACGACGCGGCCCGAATTCATGTCGCCGCTGGTGGATCATTTGCCCAAAGTGCAGGGCGTGCCGATGCCCAAAGACATTCTCGGTTATCACGTCGGACAACCGAAGAAGCTGACCTATACGACCGATCTGTATCGTTACTACCGGGCGCTGGCCGCCGCTTCGCCGCGCGTCAAGGTCATCGAGATCGGCAAGACCGACGAAGGGCGCGAGTGTCTGGTGGTCTTTGTCAGTGCGCAGGAGAACCTGGCCAATCTCGAACAGAATCGCCTGAACATGGCGCAACTGGCCGACCCGCGCAAACTGACTGACGCCCAAGCCAAGGAGGTCATCACGCACACCAAGCCGCAATATCATTTCAGCGGCGGCTTGCACAGCGCTGAAACCGGGCCGCCCGAAATGCTGATGGAACTGGCCTATCGGTTGGCCGTTGAAGATTCGCCCCTGATCAACACCATCCGCGACAACGTCATTGTCAGCATCACCCCCGCCGCCGAACCCGATGGCCGCGACCGCTATGTGGACTGGTACTACCGCTACAAAATTGATGAGCGCGGCGAAGAGGACAGCTTTGGCGGGCCGCCGTATTGGGGCAAGTACATCTTTCATGACAACAACCGCGACATCAATTATTCGCAGGTGACGATGCGCAATCTGCTGGATTGGTATCTGCAATGGCATCCGCCGATCATGCACGACCTGCACGAATCGGTGCCGTTTATGTACACCTTCAGCGGCCAAGCGCCGCAACAGCCGACACTCGATCCGATTCTGTATGGAGAGCTGCCGTGGTTTTCCAATTTCGAAATGTCGCAGATGATCAAATACGGCATGCCTGGCGTGTGGACGCACGGTTTCGTGGACATGTGGTCGCCGGGTTATCTGGCCTTTATGTCATCGAACCATAACGGGCTGATTCGCATGTACGAGACCTTTGGCAACGGCGGCGCGAACACGATGAAACGCCGCGTTGCGCCGCCGGAAGGCGCAGGCGGCGGCGGCGCGGGCCAGACGTCGCGCGAATGGTATCGCCCCTTGCCGCCGTATAAAGAAGTCGAATGGTCAATGCGCAACAACACGAATTACATGGAAACGGGCGTGCTCAGCGCGCTGCAACTGACTAGCGAATTTCCCAAAGTCGTACTCGAAAACTTTTATCAAAAGAGCCGCAACTCGATTGAGTCCGGCAAGAAAGAAGCGCCTTATGGTTTTGTCATCCCGGCAGGGCAGAGCGATATGACGCGCGTGACGACGCTGGTAAATATGTTGCGCGTGCAAGGCATCGAAGTTGGCAAGACGACGCTGGAATTGAAGCTGAAAGACGGCACTTATCCGGCGGGATCGTATGTCATCAAACGCGATCAACCTTATGGACGGCTAGCGAAGATTCTGCTCGAAAAGCAAAACTTCCCCGATCCCAGCTTGCGCACTTACGACGACACGGGCTGGACGATGGGGTTGATGTTTCAAACCACGGTCAAAGAAATTGGCGACCCGACGGTGCTGACCGCTGTGGCGCCACTGATTGACAAGGCCGAATACAAAGGCACGGTCGCGGGCACGGCGCTGGCCGGTTATGCCATCCCCGATTACGGTTCGAACAATCTGATCACGCTACGCTATCGCTTGAAAGAATGGCGTATGCAGGCCGCTGAGGCGGAGTTCATGTCAGGCACGCAGAAATTCCCAGCGGGCACGCTGCTCGTCACCGCTGGGGGCGACGAAGCGATGCGCAAACTTAGAGCTGTGGTCGAACCGCTCGGTCTAACCGCTGTGGCTTTGCCTGTGTTGCCGACGGTGGCGATGCACGACGTAGACTTGCCGCGTTTGGCTGTCTTTACGACCTGGGGTAATACGCAGGAAGTCGGCTGGGTGCGTCACGCGCTGGATCAGTTCGAGGTGCGCTACGATTTGATTTACAAGGAGCGCGTTAAGCAGGGGAATCTAAAAGACGCCTACGACGCGATCCTGATTCCCAACCAGGGCCGCAGCGGCAAGGGGCTGGTCTTTGACATCGAACCCAAGTCGAAGCCGGTGCCGTACACCAAGACCGACCAATTCAAGACGATGGGCACTTACGGCGAATCGGAAGACATCACGGGCGGGATGGGGCTGGCGGGCGCGGCGGAATTGCAGAAGTTTGTGGAGGCGGGCGGCGTGCTGATTACGCTCGGCGCGGCTAGTTTCTTCCCGCCGGAATTCGGCTTGACGCGCCAAATCGAAGCCGGGCGCACTTCGCCGCAGTTTTACGCGCCGGGGCCGATCATCGAAGCCGAGATTTTGCAGCCGAACCATCCGCTCTTTTACGGCTACACGCAAAAGACGATTCCGGTGCGCTATGGCAATGGCCCGTTGCTGGCAGTGCCCGAACGCGACCGCGCGCAGCAAATCCTGATGCGCTATCCCGGCGGCGATAAATCTGTCTTGAGTGGATTGATGCGCGGGGCGAATGAAATCACCAACCGCCCGGCGATTGTGGATGTGCCGGTCGGGAAGGGGCGCGTGCTGATGTTTGCGGGGAATCCGTGTTACCGCTGGCAGAATCACGGCGAGTTCGGAATGCTGTTCAACGCTGTGCTGCATTACAACGATTGGGGCGGAATGAAGAAATAAGAATCAAGCCTTACGCAAAAGAGTCTGGCGTTCAGGGTTCACCCTGAACGCCAGACTCTTTTGCGTAAGGCTTGGTATTTTATCCGTCACAACGAAGACTACTTGCCCTCGAGCTGTCTGATCTTGAAGAAAACCAGCCCGGCTAGGAACAGGATAAAGAAGAGTGATACCGCCAATCCCTTACGCCTGAACCCCAATTCAGATAGTGCTGATAACCCAGCTTGGTAGCTCTTTTGAGCGATTGCCAACCCGGGCTGGGAGACTTTCTCGACCTCTGCGGTGGAAACTGAATGAATCAAAACCCGGACATTGGTCAGACTGTCTTTGGCATCTTTGAGGTCAAACTTGGCGCGACTGATTTCCATACCAGCCCTTTCGGCACGCGCGAGGATGTCCAGCGCATTTTTATGTGCGCCCGCCAATTCATCTATGGTGGCACGGAGTTGCGTGGCGGTCTGATAGCCTTTGTCGCCTTCGTTATGGCAACTGGCGCAGGTCGCCGCTTTCCCGGTGCCGATCATCTCGTCATGCGGCGGCAAAATCTCGTGGTTGCTGTGGCATTGCAGGCATTCGCCCACGCCCATCGCGTCGAAGATGTTCTTGTGGGGACTGGCTTGGAAAAGCGTGGCCTGGCGGACGTGGCATTGGCCGCAGACATTCGCCACCGAAGCCACGCCGGGCGGCGTTGCGCCGTGGTTGCCGTGGCATGTGTTGCAGGTCGGCGCGGATTTATCTTGGCGTTCATAGAGCGCCTTGGCGTGCACGCTCTTTTTGTATTTCTCGAGTTGATCGGTCGGAATCTTATAACTCTTCATATACTCGGCATTGCCATGACAGCTTCCGCAAGTCTCGGCCACATTGGTGGCGAAGACCTTTGATTGCGGATCGTTGTTGGCGCGGATGCCGTGATGACCGTGGCAACTGATGCAGGTCGCAACATTCTGATCACCGCCTTTGAGCAGTTTGCCATGCACGCTGGTCGCGTACTCGCGCTGCTGATCAACGCGCAGCGAGGGGTTGAAGGTTTTCATGAATTCGGCATTGCTATGACACTTGCCGCAAAAGTCCGGCACGTTGGCGGGCTTCGGCTTCGCCACAAAGCCCTTGCGCGGATCCATCGCGCGCCCCGGCTCGTCCTGGGTCGCATCGCCGCCGTGGCAGTTCGCGCAAGAGAGGCCACGAGCCTTGTGTATGTCCTCTTTCATCAGGCTCACCGGTTTTTCAAAATCGCCTCCCATCTGCGTATGGCATTCGACACAAGAGTCTTTCTTTTGCGCCGTCGCCGTGCCCATTGGCGCAACGCCCAACAGCAGCATTCCACCCCACGCGCTCAACGCGACCAGGAAAAGCTTTCCGGCCCGGATGATGTATTTGCTTGTCTCGCGGTTTTTCATGCTTCGATCTCCGTCAATCCAGATAGCCGTACACCGTCATCACGACAATGAAAAGCACGACTAAGATGCCGATGATGGTGAAGGCGGGTTTGCTTTTGCCTTGTGGCGACGGTCTGTCGAGAAACGGCACGAGCAACAGCAGCAGCCCGCCCAGGGAGAAAGCCATGATGCCGATCACTTCGCCGTCGAAGATCCAGATTTTCGCCGGGATCAGCTTGAGCGTCTGGAACATAAAGAGGAAATACCATTCCGGCCTGATGCCCGCCGGGGCTGAGGCAAAGGGATCGGCCTTCTCACCCAATTCCCACGGAAAGAACGCTGCCAGCGCGGCCAGTACGCCAACCGCCAGAATCCAGCCGATCAAATCCCGGAGCAGAAAATTGGGGACGAACTTCATGGTCTTTAGCGGTTTGCCTTCGAGACTCGGCGGCACGCTCATCCCATGCTTTTGCACCAACAGCCCGTGCAAGCCGAACAGCGCCAAGGTGAGTGCCGGCAGCACCGCGATGTGAAAGCCATAGAAGCGCGTGAGCGTTGCGCCCGTCACATCATCGCCGCCGCGCAGGAATCTGAGCAGGAAGTGGCCGACGACCGGCACGACGCCGGCAATATCCGTCCCGACTTTAGTGGCGAAGTAGGCGAGCTTATTCCAAGGCAGCAAATAGCCGCTGAACCCGAAGCCGAGCATGATGAACAAGAGCAGCGCGCCGGTTACCCAGGTCAACTCGCGCGGTGCGCGGTAGGCCTTCAGGAAATAGACGCTGAACATGTGAATGAAGAGCGTCGCAATCAGCAGGTTCGCCGACCAGCTATGGATGGAGCGGATGAGCCAGCCAAATTGCACATCCGTCATAATAAACTGGACGCTCTCGAAAGCGCTCTCGGCGCTGGGGCGGTAATAGAGCAACAGCAAGATGCCGGTGGCCGCTTGCACGCCGATCAGAAAGGCCGTCATGCCACCGAAGTAATACCAGATGCTATGGCGATGAATTGGGACTTCTTTCTTGTGCGCCAGTTTGGCGATGGCGGCCAGGCCCAGACGTTCATCAAGCCACTGCGTGAGCCGCTCTGTGCGGGTGAGTGTCGTTTGCGCTTGTGAGTTCATCATCGTGCTATGCCTTGGAAATAATCACGTCATCGCCACGAACGTTGACTGTGTATTCTTCAAGCGGACGCGGCGGCGGGCCGCTGATGTTTTGTCCGTTCAGGTTGTAGCGTCCGTTGTGGCAGGCACACCAGATGCCTTTGGCCTCGGGCTGATATTGGACGATGCAATCCAGGTGGGTGCACACCGCTGAAAGGGCTTTCAGATCGCCGGTTGGCGTGCGGATGAGGATGACCGGTTTGTTGCCGAATTTGATGATCTTGCCGGAGTTGACGGCAAACTCATTCAGCTTGCCCGCTACCACCGAGTTCTGCGTCGCCTCGATGACTTGAGGCGGGATCACGAATTTGATCACCGGATAAAATATGGCGACCAGCGTCGCCCCCGTGCTGGTGCCCAGCAAGTAATTGAGAAACTTTCGTCGTCGGGTAAATTCCGGCTCCATCAGCAGCCTCCTTAAGGCTTATACACAACGTAAGGGCAGACCTGCGTGTCTGCCCCGGTGGCAGCAAGCGGACTCGTCGGCGTCAAATTCGACCAGGGCAGACACGCAGGTCTGCCCCTACGTTTATCACCAATTGAACCTAACGAATGTGACTACTTCATTGAGCGCCGCCCTTTTTACTGTGGCAATCAGTGCAAGTTGTATCTTTCAGATCGCCCAACTCAATCGGGTGTACGAAATCTTTTCCATTCCCGCCCATGACCTGTGCTTTCCCCTCTTCCTGGCTGATGACCGTATGGCAGATCGAGCAATCCTTGCGGATGACCTGGCCCGTGCGGCTCTCGAACTGGCCGCCATGACAGCGGAAGCAACCGGCTGAGTAATAGTGGCCGATGTTTTCAGGATAGCTTTGCCAGTTCGCTTTCATCTGGGGGAAGAAATTGGTGCGGTAAATTTGTTGCGCTTCGGCGATTGAGGCTTTGATAGCGTTCTGTTTCTGGGCGAACAGTTCCGGGTATTTGTCGCGATAATAGGCGCTCAGCGTTGCCTCAATTTGCTGACTTGCTTCGGACTCAGTCGCATAAGGTTTTACGAGTGCTTCGACTACCTGCTGTTTGAGGAAGGGCAGCGAAACATCCAGTTTCCCGGCCAACATCGAATCGCTCACGGCGCGATCCGGCGGGTTGAAAGTGTGCGCTGAACGGTTGTGGCAATCCATGCAATCCATCCGGCGCTTCGGCAGCGCGGTCAGTTGCGCGGGCGTCAAGGTTGAACCTTTGGGATAGTACTCCGTTACCTGGCCGTTCATATCCTTCAACCGGACATAGGCAATTTCTTGCTGTTTATCGTCAGTGGCGGCGTAGGTCAATTCATTGCCGATATTCATGTGCCAATGAATGCCCGCCGTGATGCCGGTGGTTGGGCTGCCGCCGCCAACTTTGATCAGCATATTGATCTGGCGGGGCGTGTTTTTTTCGTCGTCGCCATAGTGGGTGAAGGTCTTTAATTGGCTGCCGAAAAACTTCTCTGACCAATGGCAATCGCCACAAGTTTCGGAAGCCGGACGTAACTGGCCCAGCGGTGACGGAATGGGCCGATGATAAGTATTACTCAGTGCTGCATAGGCACGCCGTACCCCGGCGAACTTCTGCTTAAAATACGAAGGCGCGCCCGGCCCCACATGACACTCAACACAGGCGACGCGCGCGTGCGGCGAAGTTTGGAACGCTGTGAACTCCGGATTCATCACGGTATGGCAAGTCTGACCGCAGAAGCCCACTGACTCGGTTACTTCAAAAGCCTGGTAACTGCCTACGGCGCTCAACGGGATCAGAATGAATGACAAGCCCAGGAAGAAACCAAAGATACGCCGATGCCTGGCGTTATTGAAATCAAGGCGGGGGTACCGCAGGATTGTAATCGTTGCCAATGATCGCCGCCGCCGTCTTTCGAGCAGCATTCCCAATGGAATGAGGGCCAAGCCGAACAGCATGAAGACTGGGAAGACGACATAAGCAAAGATGCCGATATAGGGATTGGGCCGCTTCGACCAAAGATCGTTGAGCACCAGAAAACTAATGCAGCCCAAGCTGAAGATCGCCAAGGCCGCGCCAGCCCAAGAGAGGTAGTTGCGAAATAATCCGGGAGCTTCCTGTGATGGTTGTTGATTCATGGGTATTCCCGTCACCCGCAGCATTGACGCCCGGGGCTTCAAGGAGTGCCGGACGCATATAGGCCTAGCTACTCCAAACAGTCTTAGCGTGTTTATTAGTTCAGCAAGGGGGACTGCGAGGTTTCTGCGGAGCGGAGAGCGCGCCTTCAAGAGGTGCGCTCTCCGGGAATCAAACAGTTCTTACTTTGATAGTGGCTCAGAGGGGAGAGAACGTTTGTAGTCCCGGCTTTAGCCGGAAGGCTTAGCGCTTGACGCTTCCGGCTAAAGCCGGGACTACAAACTCTCCCAGTTGAGCCACTACCCTTACTTTTTACCAAGGCTGCGGACATACGCCGCCAATTGTTTATTATCTTCCGCACTGTTCTTACTGCCGAAAGCTGGCATCTTGTCCTTGCCTTTGGTGATGATTTCGAGCAGCTTGGCATCCGTTAGCTTCTGCACTTCGGGTGTGTTGAAGGCGCGCACGTTCATCTTCTTGCCAGCCGCAGTATTGCCACTGCCATCCAAAGCGTGGCAGGCCGCGCATTGTTGCGCATAAAGGCTCTTGGCATCGGCCGCCTTAACTGCGGCGCTCGATGGTTGGGCGCTCGTGACTAGCAGCGCCAGTGTTGCCGCAGCCAGCACGGGGAAAACAACTTGTTTGATTCGGTTGGTCATACAGAACTCCTGTTCAAAAGTTAGAAGGTTAAGCGCAGGCCTGTCGTGACGATATTCGACCGGTAATCCTGCACAAAGAAGTTGCGTTCGTTGTAACTGAAATGCCGATAACTGACATTGAGCGTCGCGTGACTGTTG from Acidobacteriota bacterium includes the following:
- a CDS encoding cytochrome c3 family protein encodes the protein MKNRETSKYIIRAGKLFLVALSAWGGMLLLGVAPMGTATAQKKDSCVECHTQMGGDFEKPVSLMKEDIHKARGLSCANCHGGDATQDEPGRAMDPRKGFVAKPKPANVPDFCGKCHSNAEFMKTFNPSLRVDQQREYATSVHGKLLKGGDQNVATCISCHGHHGIRANNDPQSKVFATNVAETCGSCHGNAEYMKSYKIPTDQLEKYKKSVHAKALYERQDKSAPTCNTCHGNHGATPPGVASVANVCGQCHVRQATLFQASPHKNIFDAMGVGECLQCHSNHEILPPHDEMIGTGKAATCASCHNEGDKGYQTATQLRATIDELAGAHKNALDILARAERAGMEISRAKFDLKDAKDSLTNVRVLIHSVSTAEVEKVSQPGLAIAQKSYQAGLSALSELGFRRKGLAVSLFFILFLAGLVFFKIRQLEGK
- a CDS encoding cytochrome bc complex cytochrome b subunit, with the translated sequence MNSQAQTTLTRTERLTQWLDERLGLAAIAKLAHKKEVPIHRHSIWYYFGGMTAFLIGVQAATGILLLLYYRPSAESAFESVQFIMTDVQFGWLIRSIHSWSANLLIATLFIHMFSVYFLKAYRAPRELTWVTGALLLFIMLGFGFSGYLLPWNKLAYFATKVGTDIAGVVPVVGHFLLRFLRGGDDVTGATLTRFYGFHIAVLPALTLALFGLHGLLVQKHGMSVPPSLEGKPLKTMKFVPNFLLRDLIGWILAVGVLAALAAFFPWELGEKADPFASAPAGIRPEWYFLFMFQTLKLIPAKIWIFDGEVIGIMAFSLGGLLLLLVPFLDRPSPQGKSKPAFTIIGILVVLFIVVMTVYGYLD
- a CDS encoding ubiquinol-cytochrome c reductase iron-sulfur subunit — translated: MEPEFTRRRKFLNYLLGTSTGATLVAIFYPVIKFVIPPQVIEATQNSVVAGKLNEFAVNSGKIIKFGNKPVILIRTPTGDLKALSAVCTHLDCIVQYQPEAKGIWCACHNGRYNLNGQNISGPPPRPLEEYTVNVRGDDVIISKA
- a CDS encoding NapC/NirT family cytochrome c, translating into MKARSPLRRNLAVPLAELINTLRLFGVARPICVRHSLKPRASMLRVTGIPMNQQPSQEAPGLFRNYLSWAGAALAIFSLGCISFLVLNDLWSKRPNPYIGIFAYVVFPVFMLFGLALIPLGMLLERRRRRSLATITILRYPRLDFNNARHRRIFGFFLGLSFILIPLSAVGSYQAFEVTESVGFCGQTCHTVMNPEFTAFQTSPHARVACVECHVGPGAPSYFKQKFAGVRRAYAALSNTYHRPIPSPLGQLRPASETCGDCHWSEKFFGSQLKTFTHYGDDEKNTPRQINMLIKVGGGSPTTGITAGIHWHMNIGNELTYAATDDKQQEIAYVRLKDMNGQVTEYYPKGSTLTPAQLTALPKRRMDCMDCHNRSAHTFNPPDRAVSDSMLAGKLDVSLPFLKQQVVEALVKPYATESEASQQIEATLSAYYRDKYPELFAQKQNAIKASIAEAQQIYRTNFFPQMKANWQSYPENIGHYYSAGCFRCHGGQFESRTGQVIRKDCSICHTVISQEEGKAQVMGGNGKDFVHPIELGDLKDTTCTDCHSKKGGAQ
- a CDS encoding cytochrome c, coding for MTNRIKQVVFPVLAAATLALLVTSAQPSSAAVKAADAKSLYAQQCAACHALDGSGNTAAGKKMNVRAFNTPEVQKLTDAKLLEIITKGKDKMPAFGSKNSAEDNKQLAAYVRSLGKK